From Vicia villosa cultivar HV-30 ecotype Madison, WI unplaced genomic scaffold, Vvil1.0 ctg.002710F_1_1, whole genome shotgun sequence, one genomic window encodes:
- the LOC131639602 gene encoding uncharacterized protein LOC131639602 → MVVGRNDDAIVDALRMLARSLGEIPQANAGNRNGDDDEYRALGKFQRNNSPTYEGEHEPDNAQAWLKAIEKIFRVIAPMLRECSLVTWDRFRDAFFENYFPEDYRGKKEVEFLELKQGNGIVAVYAARFQELIKYCPHYNTMNAERSKCLKFVNGLRRDIKKAIGYQQITRFTELVNKSRIYDEDIRESASHYKAMNEKKFQFRGKLYDGKGKQKACNGKKPSGGGSHTLVKCYRYGVEGHRISECPQSDATCFKCGKLDDVQVRDNLTIDTSPIRIEDREVNKLCGKKISLVKVIWGGVADDNITWELEDKMKESYLELFA, encoded by the exons atGGTTGTTGGAAGGAACGATGATGCCATTGTTGATGCATTGCGGATGTTGGCTAGATCTCTTGGTGAAATTCCTCAAGCTAATGCTGGAaatcggaatggtgatgatgatgagtatcgTGCTTTGGGGAAGTTCCAGAGGAATAATTCTCCTACCTATGAGGGAGAGCATGAACCGGATAACgctcaagcttggttgaaggcgatCGAGAAAATCTTTCGAGTCATTGCACCGATGCTcagagagtgcagtttg GTTACTTGGGATCGTTTTCGTGATGCATTCTTTGAAAACTATTTTCCGGAAGATTATCGTGGAAAGAAAGAGgtggaattccttgagttgaagcaaggaaatggtatTGTTGCTGTATATgctgctagatttcaagagcttatcaagtattgtcctcactatAATACTATGAATGCGGAGAGATCTAAGTGTTTAAAGTTTGTCAATGGTTTGAGGCGTGATATCAAGAAGGCAATTGGTTATCAACAAATTACTCGTTTTAcggagttggttaacaagagtcggatCTATGATGAGGATATTAGGGAaagtgcttctcactacaaggctATGAATGAGAAGAAATTTCAATTCCGTGGGAAACTGTATGATGGTAAAGGAAAGCAGAAAGCTTGTAATGGCAAGAAACCGAGTGGGGGAGGATCTCACACTCTTGTTAAGTGCTATAGGTATGGTGTGGAGGGACATCGTATTTCTGAATGTCCTCAGTCTGATGCGacgtgtttcaagtgtggcaag ttagatgatgttcaagtaagaGATAATTTGACGATTGATACATCACCTATACGAATTGAAGATCGAGAGGTGAATAAGCTTTGTGGTAAGAAGATTtctttggtgaaagtgatatggggtggagttGCCGATGacaatatcacttgggaactcgaggataagatgaaggaatcgtatctGGAGTTGTTtgcttga